A genomic region of Aspergillus oryzae RIB40 DNA, chromosome 1 contains the following coding sequences:
- a CDS encoding uncharacterized protein (predicted protein): protein MATDTPVHFFDITSTLPGPAKAWSVNTFKTRMVLNFKGIPYTQSYVSYPDIAPLLSHYGVTPHASGAQYTFPAILHKPSINSNAYGAMQDSLAIATHLDQTFPSPPLFPSGDASYALTLAIIKLLGNVTEKGEAILIPKVADLLDPRGQEYFIRTRSVMFGKHLPEVYPKEESEVQEIIKAAKEEMEPVARMLRGRPGKKGPFLEGENLGYADILIVSFLAWVEKTHNTLFQGLVSIGEGEVKELFDACLPWVEGQGETKEWDIPK from the exons ATGGCCACCGACACCCCAGTTCACTTTTTTGATATTACTTCCACTCTTCCCG GGCCGGCAAAGGCATGGTCCGTTAATACCTTCAAGACACGCATGGTCTTGAACTTTAAGGGCATTCCCTACACACAATCCTACGTTTCCTATCCGGACATtgctcctttgctttcccaTTACGGCGTTACCCCTCACGCCTCAGGGGCTCAGTATACCTTCCCCGCCATTTTGCACAAGCCTTCAATCAATTCCAACGCCTACGGTGCGATGCAGGATTCCCTCGCTATCGCTACGCATCTGGACCAGACCTTTCCCTCGCCACCTCTATTTCCCTCCGGCGATGCCAGTTATGCGCTCACGCTCGCGATTATCAAGCTCCTTGGTAATGTCACCGAGAAAGGTGAGGCCATTTTGATTCCTAAGGTCGCCGATCTGCTTGATCCCAGAGGCCAGGAGTACTTTATCAGGACTCGGTCTGTGATGTTCGGAAAGCATCTGCCGGAAGTATatcccaaagaagagagcgaggTACAGGAAATAATCAAGGCagcgaaggaagagatggaaCCTGTTGCGCGAATGCTGAGAGGCCGGCCTGGGAAAAAGGGGCCTTTCCTCGAGGGTGAGAATCTAGGGTATGCGGATATTCTGATCGtctctttcttggcttgggTCGAGAAGACCCATAACACGCTTTTCCAAGGACTGGTGAGCATCGGAGAGGGCGAGGTGAAGGAGCTCTTTGACGCTTGTTTACCATGGGTCGAAGGTCAAGGCGAAACCAAGGAGTGGGATATCCCTAAATGA